GTGTGGATGAAGAAGGCAATATCGTTTTGGGTGATGAAGTGCTGACGCCGGACAGCTCCCGCTTCTGGCCGCTGGAAGGCTACGAAGCAGGCAAGAGCCAGCCGTCCTATGACAAGCAGTTTGTGCGTGATTGGCTCAAGGCAAATCCGGACAGCGATTACAAACTGCCGCAGGATATTATCGATAAGACAATCGCTAAGTACAAAGAGGCTTACGAAGTGTTGACGGGTAAGAAGTTCTAAGAGAGGAGAAGCATCTTTAATGAAAGCAGCAATCATTATGGGCAGTGATTCGGACTGGCCGATTCTGAAGCCGGCGGCAGATATTCTGAAGCAGTTTGGCATCGAGTCCGAAGTTGTGGTAGCTTCTGCCCATCGCACGCCGGGCAAGGTGCGTGATTTTGTGCTCGCAGCACCGGAGAATGGGATCTCTGTGTTCATTGTGGCGGCTGGCGCAGCGGCGCATTTGGCAGGCGTAGTAGCAAGCTATACGACGCTGCCGGTTATTGGTGTGCCCATCAATGCGACGGCGCTCAATGGTATGGATGCGCTCCTGAGCACGGTGCAGATGCCTTCCGGTGTGCCGGTGGCAACGATGGCAATCAATGGTGCCAAGAATGCAGCGATTTTTGCGGTGCAGATTTTTGCGGTGGGCAATGCTGAACTTGCAGCAAAGCTTGCGGCATATCGTGAAAAAATGGTTGAAGAAGTGGAAAAGAAAGCAGCCCGTGTAGCTGCGCAGCTTTAAGTTGCGCGGCACCGGACTGTTTTTTAGTAGAAAAAAGTGAGAGATTGATATAACCATGTATGAAAATGGCTATAATGTAGAACCGAAGTGGAAAGAGGAGTGCGGTGTTTACGGCGTGTTTTCCCGCACGGAA
The Selenomonas ruminantium AC2024 DNA segment above includes these coding regions:
- the purE gene encoding 5-(carboxyamino)imidazole ribonucleotide mutase, yielding MKAAIIMGSDSDWPILKPAADILKQFGIESEVVVASAHRTPGKVRDFVLAAPENGISVFIVAAGAAAHLAGVVASYTTLPVIGVPINATALNGMDALLSTVQMPSGVPVATMAINGAKNAAIFAVQIFAVGNAELAAKLAAYREKMVEEVEKKAARVAAQL